Genomic window (Musa acuminata AAA Group cultivar baxijiao chromosome BXJ1-9, Cavendish_Baxijiao_AAA, whole genome shotgun sequence):
CCATTCGACTTACCGGGTCTTGCTTGGTCACAAGGAAAGGAGAATCTTGAGCAGTTTGTGGGTTGAAGAGGTTGGTCCCATTTAAGTGAAAGCTTGTGTGTCCAATCTGATTTCAGCACTAATATTCtagatagatgaatattttcagtGAGGTTATGTAGCATGCCAAAACAATTTACTCTGCCTTGTTATTTCATGGCACACATGCATCCCAAAAGAACCGATTTAAGCAAAGAGTATGGATACAAGGCTCTCGCCCAGAGGAGGAAGAGATCTTTCAATTTACAATGGTTCAGGTTTGGTTTTGCTCTACCCTGTCTGCATTGGTGATATTTAATAAAGTTGATCTGACTGTTGCATTGGTTACAGAGGATAGGTGGTTCCTGGGATGGTTACTGGTTAACCGAGAGCTTGCTACATGATGGGGATGGATTTTCAGGTGGGGTTGCCTATTAGGTAGTGGCACATGTCTATATCTCTGTTGCACTATCACATCTACATATTATCATGCATTTTTAGCAAAATACGAATATTGCGCATCTTTTATGTACATAAATTATGCAAAGCTACCTTGTGTATTTCATGAGTCTGTAATTTTTTTTACAGATTAGCTTGAGTGTTTGAAAGTTGAATTTGGTTTGCTTGAGTAGGGTTAAAGGTTGTCGTCTGCTACAGTTTACAGGTTCTCTTTTGTTCGTCTTTTATAGTGCTTttgaaagagaaaaataaaaaatggggTGTTCTTGAAAACTTGTACTCTAATTTTCGTGCTGGTGTAACAGACTGACACAGTTCCGTGATTGAAGAGCTCTTTTTTCCATTGATGTGTATATATCTTGGTTTTGAGACAAAGTTGATCTCACTGTTTGTTTCTACAACGGCGGTGGCTGCGATGCAACATTGTGCAATGGCACATTGGCGTTCTTTCTTGGGAAAGAGAGTTTTGATGGATCAGGATCACACCCGCCTGTTTCAATAATAATTTTTCAGTTCAGAATTGATTGGCCATTTACCACATCATCAATAACCTCAGTTGTGCATGCTGTTTGTAATACTTACCTTGTGCTGATTGATTTGTTTAGTTTATGCAATTTTTGTTATATGTTTTCAGTACCTTAGGGCTGGACAACTTGCATTAAAATCATAAACTATTTGTCTTATTCTTTTATGTATCTTTTAACTCTGCAAGGCATTTCTTCCACCGAGGTGAGTACTGGGTGCGGTAAATTCGAACCCAAACACGACGTCGGTGGTTCTTTGGAGGCGGTTCGGTGTGATGCCGTGACCCCGCATCTGCATTATTTCCCCTTAAATCAatctatttttttaaagaaagagAGTCAACCTCGACAATTCTCTCTTGGTGGCGACGTCCCCTAGGACTCGAAAATAGATCGAGCCGCTAGGAGGCGGAGGAGACGCTCCCACGGCCACCCGTCTTGTCGTTGTTGTGAGAAACGAAATCCATTAAGGAAGTTCAAAGAAGATGATGTCGAGCGGTGGCTACACCACCGTTGACGACGACCAGAATAAGAACAGCGTCGTCTCCGGATCCGTCCCGGTAGTAAGCGTTTTTTCCTCTTTCATGACGGCGGTCAGGTATTTTCATTTGTTTTCTTGGATCTGACTTGACCCGATCCGTTGCACTTTGGCTTGATCTGCTTCCGCAGGCTGTCTCCGATCCGGATCACGTGACCCTCAAATTCACAGGTTAGTACTACCGTCGTCTCCCGTCAGATTCGTGGTTTCTTTCTCTTGATGCAATTCGTTCTCAGATTGTTGCCATCGTTTGTGGTTTTTCTTTGATGCAGAGTCCAAACTGCAGACCTTTCCACCTTCATCCGAGTCCCAGGGCAAGATCGCCGCCGTCTTCCGCCCCCCTTCCGATGCCGACGGTGACCGTCCCCTTCCCCTCGTCCCTTTCCTTACCTTTCTCTCTGATGATTATTGTTTCTTCTGGCTAATTGCCTCGTCGTGTCTGCGTTTGCTTTCTGTTGAGGTCTCATCCTGATCTGAGATCCTATTTTGTTAGATAGCTTTTCAAAGCCAGCTCGCGGGATCTCCGATGAGCCCCGATCGACGGGATGGATGCATGCTTTCACCGTCGGTGCATACAAGCCGTACTTTGATGTGGATACGTCTGATGTCTTACAAAGGATCAGAGACTCCCTTTTCCCATTCAGGGGGACCTTCACCGAGAATACGGCAGATAATCCGGACCTGTACGTACCCCATCTCCTTACATGATCTTCTACCTTATTATGCTGGTCTTGCATCCGCCATTGTATGAGTTGCTACTTAGCTTAGCCTCGGCACACTATCTGATGCAACCCTTCAAGTTCTGACCCTCGTTCTATGAAGCTTCAATAATTATCAACAATGAATTTGTTGGACAATTTTTTAGGTAGTCTCTGACACTTTTAGTTTTGCTGCCTTCCATGGATCTGGGAAAATTGTGTGAAGGTGAATATTTGGAATTCTAGGATCGGTAGCTAtgtaatatttataaataaattacaATAAATTATTACAACATATtagccatatatatataatactaaaaatatacatataaataaaataaaatattagatgacATAAATAAGATAAAGTATGATCTAAACTTTATATAAAACTATTTGAAccataattataaataattagaagTATATAATGATGTCTGATATAACAGCATTAAACAATCGATAagcttaaaataattaaaatattaaatataaatatgtaataGATATTGATAATAATATTAACAAAACATAATATATTATAACATTACTTCAAACGTAGACAATTAGTAATGTAATCAGAttgataaattatatataaactttatgaTTAGCATCTGCCAACCTTGATCAACTTTGGTTCCAAGCTTAAAGTTGAACCAGACATGTGAAGTGATTTAATTATTTAAGTCTAGTAAGTGGATTTTTAAACCTCATcctcattttgatgatgaaacaaataccATTTCGGTTCTTTTTTAATCAAACACCTAAACTTCTACATATTGAGATCTTGTGCCATGTATGGAACGTTTGGTGGATGATATCCTTATTCATTTAAAGGTCTGCCAACATGTATAACATGAACAATTGTAATACTGGATTTTTATTACTTCTGCTTTGTACTTCTTGCAGGTATGGCCCATTCTGGATATGCACCACTTTGATCTTTGTGGCGGCTGCTATTGGCACATTTGTCACTTATGTGGCACATGAGTTGCAGAAGAAAGAGTGGAACTACGACATTAACCTGGTCACGTGGTCTGCTGGTTTATTCTATGGCTATGTCACCTTGGTCCCTCTTGGTTTATACGCCATACTTAAGTACTTTTCAGCACCATCCGGGCTCGTTCAGCTTTGGTGTCTATATGGATATTCCTTATTTGTTTTCATTCCTGCCTCGGTATGCTATGCATTCTATTTTATATGTTGGTTCCATTCAAAAGCAGCTTTCCCACGGCATCTTTCTTGCCATTAATTTTTATTGTTCGAAGATCCAAACTCGTGAACAATGGGGATATTTTTATTAAGTTGATTCAACTGGTTTGTAGTATCTAGAGCAACATCATCTTCCATAATATGACCTTATAATGTGCATTGACCAAGGTTTTTAATATCAGGCACCGAACCCATACCAGTCCGCTAGCATACCATGTGTCAATATACTGGTATGTGCTGAGATTTGAAAAGGCATGAAAAGaagctaaaaaataaaaataaaaataaaaacaattgctgcctgtTACAGGGCTTGTCCCTGGCGATATAGGTCCTGTACCGAGTGTACTACCCGGTTTTATGTGCTGTCGGACTGGTATACACCATTTGTACCAAATCGTACCCATGGCATTTACATCACCAAGATAGCTTATATGTCAACTGCCATTTAGATTTGTAACTTCCTTTgctaagctt
Coding sequences:
- the LOC103996806 gene encoding uncharacterized protein LOC103996806 isoform X1 is translated as MMSSGGYTTVDDDQNKNSVVSGSVPVAVSDPDHVTLKFTESKLQTFPPSSESQGKIAAVFRPPSDADDSFSKPARGISDEPRSTGWMHAFTVGAYKPYFDVDTSDVLQRIRDSLFPFRGTFTENTADNPDLYGPFWICTTLIFVAAAIGTFVTYVAHELQKKEWNYDINLVTWSAGLFYGYVTLVPLGLYAILKYFSAPSGLVQLWCLYGYSLFVFIPASCLSIVPVEIFRWVIAGVAGFMSATFVALNLRTHIKSAGERWFLIVAGIFLLQLGLAVVLKLYFFTITVGTN
- the LOC103996806 gene encoding uncharacterized protein LOC103996806 isoform X2 translates to MMSSGGYTTVDDDQNKNSVVSGSVPAVSDPDHVTLKFTESKLQTFPPSSESQGKIAAVFRPPSDADDSFSKPARGISDEPRSTGWMHAFTVGAYKPYFDVDTSDVLQRIRDSLFPFRGTFTENTADNPDLYGPFWICTTLIFVAAAIGTFVTYVAHELQKKEWNYDINLVTWSAGLFYGYVTLVPLGLYAILKYFSAPSGLVQLWCLYGYSLFVFIPASCLSIVPVEIFRWVIAGVAGFMSATFVALNLRTHIKSAGERWFLIVAGIFLLQLGLAVVLKLYFFTITVGTN